The Myxococcaceae bacterium JPH2 nucleotide sequence GGCCCAGCGCTCGACATGGTCAGCCAGAGGCCCCTCCTGGGTGATGGGGCTGGCGATGCGACACAACTCGAGCGTCTTGTGGGCGAGGCGGGCGGCGAGGTCGGTGGGGGACATGCGGCCCCGACCATAACCCCGACCCGACGCGGGCGCAGAAGGAGCAACGGCGGCTCAGGGCGCCGTGGACGGCTCCGGCTCGAACTGGACCACCCCGTCCAGCACCGTGGCGGCGATGCACGCAGGACCCATGAGGGCGGTGAAGTCGTGGGAGGACCCCTCCGCCTTGTCGAGCGCCTCGCCGGGCCACACCTCCCGCCCGTCCTGCTCGCGCAGCCCCCCCTCCAGCACCAGGTTCCACTCACGCCCCAGGTGCGTATGCCGGGGGTAGCGCGCGCCGGGATGCAACCGCACGAAGGCGGCCATCATCCCCTCGCGCCCCGGCCCTGGCTCGACCGGCGCCAGCTCCACACCCGACACCGGGCCGGGCATCCACGCCTCGGGTTGACCGAGCGACGCGAGCAGCGCGGTGGCTCGCTCCCGCGTCACGTCGAACAAGGTCGCGACGGGCCCAGCGAAGCGCGCCAGCCGGCCCGGCCCCTCCATGGCGCCCATCAACCGCGCGAGCCCTCCAGACGGCGGCGACACCGGCACCACCGTCGCCCCGAGAGCGTCCACCACGGGACGCAGGCGCTCCGCCGCCGCGCGGCACCCGCCACACCCCGCGAGGTGACGCTCGGCCGCCCGCCGCTCCTCCGGCTCCAGGGTCCCGAGCAGCCAGCCGGGCAGCATGTCGTCCAGATGCATCATCGTCTCGGCCGGTGGCGTCCCGCTCGGAGGGCTATACGGGAGCGCGGGGGCCCGCGGATTTCCGCGTCACACCTGCACGCCGAAGTCGCGCAGCGCGGCGTTGAGACTCGTCTTCTGGTCCGTGGAGGCAGTCCGCTGCCCGATGATGAGCGCGCAGGGCACCATGTACTTGCCGGCGGGGAACTGCTTCTCGCGCATGCCGGGAATCACCACGCTGCGAGCGGGGACGCGGCCCTTGTAGACGCGCTCCTCGGGGCCCGTGACGTCGATAATCTGCGTGGACGCGGTGAGCACCACGTTGGCGCCCAGCACCGCCTCCTCCTCCACCACCACGCCCTCCACCACGATGCTGCGGCTGCCCAGGAACGCCCCGTCCTCGATGATGACAGGCGACGCGGTAGGTGGCTCGAGCACGCCGCCCAGCCCGACGCCGCCGGACAGGTGGACATGGCGGCCCACCTGCGCGCAGCTCCCCACCGTGGCCCAGGTGTCCACCATGGTCCCCGCGCCCACGCGCGCGCCGATGTTCACGTAGCCGGGCATCACCACCGCGCCCCGCTCCACGAACGCGCCATAGCGCACCGTGCCCGGCGGCACCACGCGCACGCCCGCCTGCTCCAGGCCCTTCTTGAG carries:
- a CDS encoding 2,3,4,5-tetrahydropyridine-2,6-dicarboxylate N-succinyltransferase; translation: MASIEELSQKVSAAFADRTKLKDPEFVAAVRETVARLDAGELRVAEKGPEGWRVHAWVKEAILLFFAVSEMRVMEMGPFEFYDRVPLKKGLEQAGVRVVPPGTVRYGAFVERGAVVMPGYVNIGARVGAGTMVDTWATVGSCAQVGRHVHLSGGVGLGGVLEPPTASPVIIEDGAFLGSRSIVVEGVVVEEEAVLGANVVLTASTQIIDVTGPEERVYKGRVPARSVVIPGMREKQFPAGKYMVPCALIIGQRTASTDQKTSLNAALRDFGVQV
- a CDS encoding cupin domain-containing protein; the encoded protein is MMHLDDMLPGWLLGTLEPEERRAAERHLAGCGGCRAAAERLRPVVDALGATVVPVSPPSGGLARLMGAMEGPGRLARFAGPVATLFDVTRERATALLASLGQPEAWMPGPVSGVELAPVEPGPGREGMMAAFVRLHPGARYPRHTHLGREWNLVLEGGLREQDGREVWPGEALDKAEGSSHDFTALMGPACIAATVLDGVVQFEPEPSTAP